In one Thioclava sp. ES.031 genomic region, the following are encoded:
- the pcaF gene encoding 3-oxoadipyl-CoA thiolase, whose translation MRDAYICDYIRTPIGRFGGALAPVRADDLGAIPLRALMARNTGVDWEAVEDVIFGCANQAGEDNRNVARMSALLAGLPVNVPGTTINRLCGSGMDAIVTAARAIKAGEADLMIAGGVESMSRAPFVMPKAEAAYSRANAVYDTTIGWRFVNKLMKESHGVDSMPETAENVADDFGVSRADQDAFALRSQEAAAKALEEGRLAEEITPVTIPQRKGEPVVVDTDEHPRPGTTLEALTKLRPIVRPDGTVTAGNASGVNDGAAALIIASEDAVRKHGLTPLVKISGGAAAGVPPRIMGFGPAPASKKLMARLGLTQDAFDVIELNEAFASQGLATLRDLGIADDDARVNPNGGAIALGHPLGMSGARITGTAALELVRRKGSRALATMCIGVGQGIAVALEAV comes from the coding sequence ATGCGTGACGCTTATATCTGCGACTATATCCGAACCCCGATCGGCCGTTTCGGCGGCGCGCTGGCGCCTGTCCGGGCCGACGATCTGGGGGCGATCCCGCTGCGCGCTCTGATGGCGCGCAACACGGGCGTCGATTGGGAGGCGGTCGAGGACGTGATCTTCGGTTGCGCCAATCAGGCGGGCGAAGACAACCGCAACGTGGCGCGCATGTCGGCGCTGCTCGCGGGTCTGCCGGTGAACGTGCCGGGGACCACGATCAACCGGCTCTGCGGCTCTGGGATGGATGCCATCGTCACCGCCGCCCGCGCGATCAAGGCGGGCGAGGCCGATCTGATGATCGCGGGCGGCGTCGAGAGCATGTCGCGCGCGCCCTTCGTGATGCCCAAGGCCGAGGCCGCCTATAGCCGCGCCAATGCGGTCTATGACACGACCATCGGCTGGCGCTTCGTGAACAAGCTGATGAAAGAGTCCCACGGCGTCGACTCGATGCCCGAGACGGCGGAGAACGTGGCCGACGATTTCGGCGTGAGCCGCGCAGATCAGGACGCGTTCGCGCTGCGCTCGCAGGAAGCTGCGGCCAAGGCGCTGGAAGAAGGCCGTCTGGCCGAGGAAATCACGCCCGTCACGATCCCGCAGCGCAAGGGCGAGCCGGTCGTGGTCGACACTGACGAACACCCGCGCCCCGGCACCACGCTGGAGGCGCTGACCAAGCTACGGCCCATCGTGCGGCCTGATGGCACGGTCACGGCGGGCAACGCGTCCGGCGTGAACGATGGCGCAGCGGCGCTGATCATCGCCTCCGAGGACGCCGTGCGCAAACACGGGCTGACGCCGCTGGTGAAGATCTCCGGCGGGGCCGCGGCGGGCGTGCCGCCGCGGATCATGGGCTTCGGGCCTGCGCCTGCCAGCAAGAAGCTGATGGCGCGGCTGGGGCTGACGCAGGACGCCTTCGACGTGATCGAGCTGAACGAGGCCTTTGCGAGCCAAGGTCTGGCCACGCTGCGCGATCTCGGCATTGCCGATGACGATGCCCGCGTGAACCCCAATGGCGGCGCGATTGCGCTTGGCCATCCCTTGGGCATGTCGGGCGCGCGGATCACCGGCACGGCGGCGCTGGAACTGGTGCGCCGTAAGGGCAGCCGGGCGCTTGCCACGATGTGCATCGGCGTGGGGCAGGGCATCGCCGTTGCGCTGGAGGCGGTCTAG
- a CDS encoding DeoR/GlpR family DNA-binding transcription regulator, with translation MALNFRQSEILEIARDEGRVVVEALAERFNVSVQTIRRDLTELSEAGHLERVHGGAVIRTGVVNFAYEERRRMNEAAKAAIGRACAQAIPDNSSIVLTLGTTTEAVARELLHHRNITVVTNNINVANILMANESCDILVAGGNLRRSDGGLVGDLTADFMGEFKADFAVIGTSALDADGDMLDYDLAEVRVSRRILRQARQSFLVTDASKLERSAPVRLASLSDIDRVFIDKPLPDALMALCAQWDTEITVAQ, from the coding sequence ATGGCGCTCAATTTCAGACAGTCCGAAATTCTCGAAATCGCGCGCGACGAGGGCCGTGTCGTGGTCGAGGCCTTGGCCGAACGCTTCAATGTGTCGGTCCAGACGATCCGGCGCGACCTGACGGAACTGTCCGAGGCGGGGCATCTGGAACGCGTGCATGGCGGGGCGGTGATCCGCACCGGCGTGGTGAATTTCGCCTATGAAGAGCGCCGCCGGATGAACGAGGCGGCGAAGGCGGCAATTGGGCGGGCCTGTGCGCAGGCGATCCCCGACAACAGCTCGATCGTGCTGACGCTGGGCACCACGACCGAGGCGGTGGCGCGCGAGCTTCTGCATCATCGCAACATCACCGTGGTCACGAATAACATCAATGTCGCCAATATCCTGATGGCCAATGAGAGCTGCGACATCCTCGTGGCGGGCGGCAACCTGCGCCGCTCGGATGGCGGGCTCGTGGGCGACCTGACGGCGGATTTCATGGGCGAGTTCAAAGCCGATTTCGCGGTGATCGGGACTTCCGCGCTCGATGCGGACGGAGACATGCTCGATTACGATCTGGCCGAAGTGCGCGTGAGCCGCCGGATCTTGCGGCAGGCGCGGCAGAGCTTTCTGGTGACTGACGCGTCGAAGCTGGAACGCTCCGCGCCGGTGCGCTTGGCCTCGCTCTCCGATATCGACCGGGTTTTCATCGACAAGCCCTTGCCGGACGCGCTCATGGCGCTTTGCGCGCAATGGGACACCGAGATCACCGTCGCTCAGTGA
- a CDS encoding DUF3047 domain-containing protein — protein sequence MRGLILGLILSGAMPGLALASIFGGWAEQRFSLFSSNDWQQSRDGVEMRSDGSVSLIWRALPQSDWGTRKAAWQWSVSQSVPPTPLDRKGGDDRDLSLYFVFMPEAVAHANEGASIRKLLAVKEARVLMYVWGGKHGRGALLPSPYLGARGKTVVLRPAGTGTHSESVDLARDYQRAFGAQPTQLVGLALSGDSDDTDSAIRARIEGLSLN from the coding sequence ATGCGTGGTTTGATCTTGGGGCTGATCCTGTCGGGGGCGATGCCGGGCCTCGCGCTGGCCTCGATCTTCGGCGGCTGGGCTGAGCAGCGGTTTTCGCTGTTCTCGTCGAATGACTGGCAGCAGTCCCGCGATGGCGTGGAGATGCGCTCGGACGGCTCGGTGTCGCTGATCTGGCGGGCGTTGCCGCAGTCCGATTGGGGCACGCGCAAGGCCGCGTGGCAATGGTCGGTCAGCCAGAGCGTCCCGCCGACGCCGCTCGACCGTAAGGGCGGGGACGATCGCGATCTGTCGCTCTATTTCGTCTTCATGCCCGAGGCCGTCGCCCACGCCAATGAGGGGGCCAGCATCCGCAAGCTTCTGGCGGTGAAGGAAGCGCGCGTGCTGATGTATGTCTGGGGCGGCAAGCACGGGCGCGGGGCTCTGCTGCCCTCGCCCTATCTGGGGGCGCGGGGCAAGACGGTGGTGCTACGCCCGGCGGGGACCGGCACGCATTCCGAGAGCGTCGATCTCGCGCGCGACTACCAGCGCGCCTTCGGGGCGCAGCCGACGCAGCTTGTGGGGCTGGCTCTGTCAGGGGACAGCGACGACACCGACAGCGCGATCCGCGCCCGGATCGAGGGGCTGAGCCTGAACTGA
- a CDS encoding FadR/GntR family transcriptional regulator → MRPKPSTEPRRSRPARVADQIKDWVVAQRLKKGDRLPGESEMIARFGMAKGTIREAMRLLEAQGLVTTRTGPGGGSFVGEVSEERARALLGNYFYFKDLTVADIYQIRRALEPEVAASLAGKLSEADLAELEALVSQYAAPAATPEEEREQHVDSLKFHAVLARHSDNALLAFLIRFMAQILSDLTVYRKLYAPHNRELWESGRNHQIALIAALREGRAEDARTIMADHMATAQRFMEAQEAEVMKRFIAE, encoded by the coding sequence ATGCGCCCGAAACCCTCCACCGAACCCAGACGCAGCCGCCCGGCGCGCGTCGCCGATCAGATCAAGGACTGGGTGGTCGCGCAGCGGCTGAAGAAGGGCGACCGCCTGCCGGGCGAGAGCGAGATGATCGCCCGGTTCGGCATGGCGAAAGGCACGATCCGCGAGGCGATGCGGCTGCTGGAAGCGCAGGGGCTGGTGACGACACGCACCGGGCCTGGCGGCGGCTCCTTCGTGGGCGAGGTCAGCGAGGAGCGCGCTCGGGCGCTGTTGGGAAACTACTTCTATTTCAAGGACCTGACGGTCGCCGACATCTACCAGATCCGCCGCGCGCTGGAGCCCGAAGTGGCTGCGAGCCTTGCCGGAAAGCTCTCCGAGGCGGATCTGGCCGAGCTGGAGGCGCTGGTCTCGCAATATGCCGCCCCCGCCGCGACGCCCGAGGAGGAACGCGAACAGCATGTGGATTCCCTGAAATTCCATGCGGTGCTGGCGCGGCATTCCGACAATGCGCTGCTGGCCTTCCTGATCCGCTTCATGGCGCAGATCCTGTCGGACCTGACGGTCTATCGCAAACTCTACGCGCCCCATAACCGCGAGCTGTGGGAGAGCGGACGCAACCACCAGATCGCCCTGATCGCCGCGCTGCGCGAGGGCCGTGCCGAGGATGCCCGCACGATCATGGCGGATCACATGGCCACCGCCCAGCGCTTCATGGAGGCGCAGGAGGCCGAGGTGATGAAACGCTTCATCGCCGAGTGA
- a CDS encoding 2-hydroxymuconate tautomerase, whose translation MIVSPFLPQSRSTDTPRRPRNAGNEGASRDRGAVMPVIQINLMEGRTEAQKEALMREVTRAAVDTLGVKPQAVRIMLNELRSGHYAVAGEPKYVEASEQPAAASNGTAPTNGHEKAPAN comes from the coding sequence TTGATCGTATCGCCTTTTCTGCCCCAATCTCGGTCCACGGACACGCCGAGGAGGCCCCGAAACGCGGGGAATGAGGGCGCGTCCCGAGACAGAGGAGCAGTCATGCCGGTAATCCAGATCAACCTTATGGAAGGCCGCACCGAGGCGCAGAAAGAAGCGCTGATGCGCGAGGTCACGCGCGCGGCGGTCGACACGCTGGGCGTCAAGCCGCAGGCCGTTCGGATCATGCTCAACGAGCTGCGCTCGGGCCATTACGCGGTCGCGGGCGAGCCGAAATATGTCGAAGCGAGCGAGCAACCCGCCGCCGCCTCGAACGGCACAGCCCCGACCAACGGCCACGAGAAGGCCCCAGCAAACTGA
- a CDS encoding VOC family protein — MSFQEQIHDVAQLACIELFTPKFEESFWFFHDVLGMTPTEDDGTSCYLRGYEDRYHHSLKLTRSDKAGIAMVGWRASSPQALERRVAVLEASDNPGKWVEGHKGYGRAYEFTTPDGHKQHLFWEVEYYEAPAELKSKLLSRAQKRPLRGVPVRRLDHVNLLCSDVTKNGKFLQDNLGFLKRENVVFGGSDELAAWFSVSPLVHEVAFTKDQAGPGNRLHHVAFWYGNQGQMLDLADILQEYDVTIEAGPAKHGVSQAYFMYVYEPGGNRIELFGDTGYLIFDPDWKTLTWDESNFFNGGGVWFGGELPQDFFVYGTPIIEAAMAEAETKDEVAEPAE, encoded by the coding sequence ATGAGCTTTCAGGAACAGATCCACGATGTCGCGCAGCTTGCCTGCATCGAACTTTTCACCCCCAAATTCGAGGAAAGCTTCTGGTTCTTCCACGATGTTCTGGGCATGACGCCGACCGAGGATGACGGCACCTCGTGCTATCTGCGCGGCTATGAGGATCGCTATCACCACTCGCTGAAGCTGACCCGCTCGGACAAGGCTGGCATCGCCATGGTGGGTTGGCGCGCGTCGTCTCCGCAGGCGCTGGAGCGCCGCGTGGCCGTGCTCGAGGCCTCCGACAATCCGGGCAAATGGGTCGAGGGCCACAAGGGCTATGGCCGCGCCTATGAATTCACCACGCCGGACGGCCACAAGCAGCACCTGTTCTGGGAGGTCGAGTATTACGAGGCCCCGGCAGAGCTGAAATCGAAGCTGCTCTCGCGCGCCCAGAAGCGTCCGCTGCGCGGGGTGCCGGTGCGTCGTCTCGACCACGTCAATCTGCTCTGCTCGGACGTGACCAAGAATGGCAAGTTCCTGCAGGACAATCTCGGCTTCCTGAAGCGTGAGAACGTGGTCTTCGGCGGCTCGGACGAGCTGGCGGCGTGGTTCTCGGTCAGCCCGCTGGTGCATGAGGTCGCCTTCACCAAGGATCAGGCAGGCCCCGGCAACCGTCTGCACCATGTCGCCTTCTGGTATGGCAATCAGGGCCAGATGCTCGACCTTGCCGATATCTTGCAGGAATATGACGTGACCATCGAAGCGGGCCCGGCCAAGCACGGCGTCTCTCAGGCCTATTTCATGTATGTCTACGAGCCCGGCGGCAACCGCATCGAGCTGTTCGGCGACACCGGCTATCTGATCTTCGACCCGGACTGGAAGACGCTGACCTGGGACGAGAGCAACTTCTTCAACGGCGGCGGCGTCTGGTTCGGTGGCGAGCTTCCGCAGGACTTCTTCGTCTATGGCACGCCGATCATCGAGGCCGCGATGGCCGAGGCGGAGACCAAGGACGAAGTGGCCGAGCCGGCCGAGTAA
- the pcaD gene encoding 3-oxoadipate enol-lactonase yields MHALTHDGVTLHILDQGPRDGRVVMFGNSLGSDLRLWETLIPHLPEGLRLIRFDKRGHGLSDCPPGPYSIEDLSGDAAAICDALGLRDVTFVGLSIGGLIGQSLAARRPDLLRALVLMDTAAKIGTPEMWNERIANVRRDGIASISDAILARWFAPGFAEAHPAEFALCRNMLERGPDEGYAGCCAAIAGADQTEATRALTLPVMAMTGADDASTPPDLVRGTAELCNAEFHEIANAGHLPCYEQPEAVAALLKAFLDKT; encoded by the coding sequence ATGCACGCACTGACCCATGACGGGGTGACGCTCCACATTCTCGACCAGGGCCCGCGCGACGGGCGCGTGGTGATGTTCGGCAATTCTCTGGGCAGCGATCTGAGGCTCTGGGAGACGCTGATCCCGCATCTGCCCGAGGGGCTGCGGCTGATCCGGTTCGACAAGCGCGGGCATGGGCTGAGCGATTGCCCGCCCGGCCCCTACAGCATCGAGGACCTCTCGGGCGACGCCGCCGCGATCTGCGATGCGCTCGGGCTTCGGGACGTGACCTTCGTGGGCCTCTCGATCGGCGGGCTGATCGGACAGAGCCTCGCAGCACGCCGTCCTGACCTTCTGCGTGCACTGGTGCTGATGGACACCGCCGCCAAGATCGGCACGCCCGAGATGTGGAACGAGCGGATCGCCAATGTGCGCCGCGACGGCATCGCGAGCATCTCCGATGCGATCCTCGCACGCTGGTTCGCGCCCGGTTTCGCCGAGGCCCACCCGGCGGAGTTCGCGCTTTGCCGCAACATGCTCGAACGCGGGCCCGACGAGGGCTATGCGGGCTGCTGCGCGGCGATTGCCGGGGCCGATCAGACCGAGGCGACGCGGGCGCTGACGCTGCCGGTGATGGCGATGACGGGTGCGGATGACGCCTCGACCCCGCCCGATCTGGTGCGCGGCACGGCGGAGCTGTGCAACGCCGAGTTTCACGAGATCGCGAATGCCGGCCACCTGCCCTGTTACGAGCAACCCGAGGCTGTCGCGGCGCTGCTGAAGGCGTTCTTGGACAAGACCTGA
- a CDS encoding LysR family transcriptional regulator — MNLRQLRYFIAVAEELHFGRAAERLHVSQPPITRQIQALEEQLGAQLFNRTPRGVELTQAGALFLDEARNIAALLDQAADRVHRASEGGLGRIDIAIFGTAILSFIPRIILEFKRRYPDVKVVMHALDKLAQIEGLQNRSIDLGFNRMLTPVPGLAIEELASEPLYIVVPDPGPFADRESVALSELAREPMMLFPASRAQGFVEKVTGLCHEAGFAPNVAQVVGDGFTAMALVAAGFGVSVVPQSITSVIMEGVKCLPISDVSDSARVDISCISREDDPSPIVANFLEVARSLSQ, encoded by the coding sequence ATGAACCTGCGCCAGCTTCGCTATTTCATCGCCGTGGCCGAAGAGCTGCATTTCGGCCGCGCGGCCGAGCGGCTGCATGTCTCCCAGCCCCCGATCACCCGCCAGATTCAAGCGCTGGAGGAACAGCTCGGCGCGCAGCTTTTCAACCGCACGCCGCGCGGGGTGGAGCTGACGCAAGCGGGGGCGCTGTTTCTCGATGAGGCGCGCAACATCGCGGCGCTGCTCGATCAGGCGGCGGACCGGGTGCACCGGGCGTCCGAGGGCGGGCTTGGCCGGATTGACATCGCGATCTTCGGCACCGCGATCCTCAGCTTCATCCCGCGCATCATCCTCGAATTCAAACGCCGCTACCCGGATGTGAAAGTGGTGATGCACGCGCTCGACAAACTGGCGCAGATCGAGGGGCTGCAGAACCGTTCGATCGATCTGGGCTTCAACCGGATGCTGACGCCGGTGCCGGGGCTGGCGATCGAGGAGCTGGCCTCGGAGCCGCTCTATATCGTCGTGCCCGATCCGGGGCCTTTCGCGGATCGCGAGAGCGTCGCGCTGTCGGAACTGGCGCGCGAACCGATGATGCTGTTTCCCGCCAGCCGCGCGCAGGGGTTCGTCGAGAAGGTCACGGGGCTCTGCCACGAGGCAGGCTTTGCGCCCAATGTCGCGCAGGTCGTGGGCGACGGCTTTACCGCGATGGCGCTGGTGGCGGCGGGCTTCGGCGTCTCGGTCGTCCCGCAATCGATCACATCGGTCATCATGGAAGGCGTGAAATGCCTGCCGATCAGCGATGTGAGCGACAGCGCGCGGGTCGATATCTCCTGCATCTCCCGAGAGGACGACCCATCTCCGATCGTCGCGAATTTCCTCGAAGTCGCACGCAGTTTAAGTCAATAA
- a CDS encoding CoA transferase subunit B codes for MTQKLSNAQIAWRAAQDIEDGAYVNLGIGFPEMVARFQPEGREAIFHTENGVLGFGRAPEPGQEDWDLINAGKKAITLKPGTAFFHHADSFAMVRGGHLDVAILGAYQVAETGDLANWSTGPKGVPAVGGAMDLVHGAKRVAVITDHVTKKGQPKLVEACTFPLTGVGCVTRVYTSLAVVDVVDGRFVLREKLPAISMEELQSVTGATLHIEGAVGDLICPEELADA; via the coding sequence ATGACCCAGAAACTGAGCAATGCACAGATCGCCTGGCGCGCCGCGCAGGACATCGAGGACGGCGCCTATGTGAACCTCGGGATCGGCTTTCCCGAGATGGTCGCGCGCTTCCAGCCCGAAGGCCGCGAGGCGATCTTCCATACGGAAAACGGCGTGCTCGGCTTCGGCCGCGCGCCCGAGCCCGGTCAGGAGGACTGGGACCTGATCAATGCCGGGAAAAAGGCGATCACGCTGAAGCCCGGCACCGCTTTCTTCCACCATGCCGACAGCTTTGCGATGGTGCGCGGCGGGCATCTCGACGTGGCGATCCTCGGCGCCTATCAGGTGGCCGAAACGGGCGATCTGGCGAACTGGTCGACCGGGCCGAAGGGCGTGCCCGCCGTGGGCGGGGCGATGGACCTTGTACACGGGGCCAAACGCGTGGCTGTCATCACCGACCACGTCACCAAGAAGGGCCAGCCGAAGCTGGTCGAGGCCTGCACCTTCCCGCTGACCGGGGTGGGCTGCGTGACCCGCGTCTATACGTCGCTCGCCGTGGTGGACGTGGTGGATGGTCGCTTCGTCCTGCGCGAAAAGCTCCCCGCGATCTCGATGGAGGAGCTGCAATCCGTCACCGGTGCGACCCTGCATATCGAGGGCGCGGTGGGTGACCTGATCTGTCCCGAGGAGTTGGCCGATGCGTGA
- a CDS encoding IclR family transcriptional regulator C-terminal domain-containing protein: protein MLNKPTDFIASFAKGLRVIECFGAETPRLSIAEVAQATGFDRATARRCLLTLNAEGYAEYDGKFFTLTPKVLRLGMGALASLPLPQIVQPWLDQLTDRIGQSCSVSILDGTEIVYLARAAQRRVMSIGLMPGSRLPAHCTSMGRVLLAALPPEDARTAVEASDLTPRTAYSLTDPGEILARIDQVRRDGYAVIDQEVEIGLRSIAVPLYDMHGRVVAALNTGMAASADPAATLIETYLPELTRVQTGLRRVMR from the coding sequence ATGTTGAACAAACCGACCGATTTCATCGCCTCTTTCGCGAAAGGCCTGCGCGTCATCGAATGTTTCGGGGCGGAGACGCCGCGGCTCTCGATTGCCGAGGTGGCGCAGGCGACGGGCTTCGACCGGGCCACCGCGCGGCGCTGCCTGCTGACGCTGAACGCGGAGGGCTACGCGGAGTACGACGGCAAGTTCTTCACGCTAACACCGAAGGTCTTACGGCTCGGAATGGGGGCGTTGGCCTCGCTGCCGCTGCCGCAGATCGTGCAGCCGTGGCTCGATCAGCTGACCGACCGGATCGGGCAAAGCTGTTCGGTCTCGATCCTCGACGGGACCGAAATCGTCTATCTCGCGCGGGCGGCGCAGAGGCGGGTGATGTCGATCGGGCTGATGCCGGGTTCGCGGCTGCCCGCGCATTGCACCTCGATGGGGCGCGTGCTGCTGGCCGCCCTGCCCCCGGAAGACGCCCGCACGGCGGTGGAGGCCTCGGACCTGACGCCGCGCACGGCCTATAGCCTCACCGATCCGGGCGAGATCCTCGCGCGCATCGATCAGGTGCGCCGCGACGGCTATGCGGTGATCGATCAGGAGGTGGAGATCGGGCTGCGCTCCATCGCGGTGCCGCTTTACGACATGCATGGGCGGGTCGTGGCCGCGCTCAATACCGGGATGGCGGCGAGCGCCGATCCGGCGGCGACGCTGATCGAGACCTATCTGCCGGAACTCACGCGGGTGCAGACCGGGCTGCGGCGGGTGATGCGCTGA
- a CDS encoding M20 family metallo-hydrolase has product MTANEDWGAMASERLSAIAKASEPGPGVTRLPFGPEHEAALDLISEWMRRAGCSVSLDSAGTLIGRREGPPGAPTLLIGSHQDSVREGGAFDGIMGVALGCLALEALGAQELPFAVEVLAFADEEGVRFPTALIGPRALAGTLDPKVFEMTDRAGERLGEALRAFGGDPEKATMLARNPDEIAGYLELHIEQGPVLEAADAPLGVVTAISGIERHRVTVTGEAGHAGTVPMEMRHDALLSASDLVRGVHDMARDHGIRATVGQLTVSPNVVNAIPARVDLTIEIRAAEDAARDAVGAALGELCAGIAVETLTEIEIEKTYSQPAQACDPDLRARLAAAVEAATGAPAIELPSGATHDASAMADLCPIAMLFVRCKGGVSHNPAEEANGADMGAAVSALAEFLRRYVP; this is encoded by the coding sequence ATGACTGCGAATGAGGACTGGGGCGCGATGGCGAGCGAACGTCTGAGCGCGATCGCCAAGGCGTCCGAGCCGGGGCCGGGGGTGACGCGTTTGCCCTTCGGTCCGGAGCACGAGGCGGCGCTGGACCTTATATCGGAGTGGATGCGGCGCGCGGGCTGTTCCGTGTCGCTCGATTCGGCGGGGACGCTGATCGGGCGGCGCGAGGGACCGCCCGGTGCGCCCACGCTGCTGATCGGCTCGCATCAGGACTCGGTGCGCGAGGGAGGGGCGTTCGACGGGATCATGGGCGTGGCTCTGGGCTGTCTCGCCCTCGAGGCCCTTGGCGCGCAGGAACTGCCCTTCGCCGTCGAGGTTCTGGCCTTCGCCGATGAGGAAGGCGTGCGCTTCCCCACCGCGCTGATCGGTCCACGCGCGCTGGCAGGCACGCTCGACCCGAAGGTCTTCGAGATGACCGACAGGGCAGGCGAACGCCTCGGGGAGGCCTTGCGTGCCTTCGGGGGAGATCCGGAAAAGGCCACGATGCTCGCGCGAAACCCGGATGAGATCGCGGGCTATCTGGAGCTGCATATCGAGCAGGGCCCGGTGCTGGAAGCCGCCGATGCGCCGCTTGGCGTCGTCACCGCGATTTCCGGGATCGAACGGCATCGCGTCACGGTCACCGGCGAGGCGGGACATGCGGGCACGGTGCCGATGGAGATGCGCCATGACGCTCTTCTCTCGGCCTCCGACCTTGTGCGCGGCGTGCATGACATGGCGCGCGATCACGGAATTCGCGCGACCGTCGGTCAGCTGACAGTGTCGCCCAATGTGGTCAATGCGATCCCTGCGCGGGTCGATCTGACGATCGAGATCCGTGCCGCCGAAGACGCGGCGCGCGATGCTGTCGGTGCGGCGCTCGGCGAGCTGTGCGCCGGCATCGCAGTCGAGACACTCACCGAAATCGAGATCGAAAAGACCTATTCCCAACCCGCGCAGGCCTGCGACCCCGATCTGCGTGCGCGGCTCGCAGCGGCTGTCGAAGCCGCGACCGGCGCCCCCGCGATCGAGCTTCCCTCCGGGGCGACGCATGACGCTTCCGCGATGGCCGATCTGTGCCCGATTGCGATGCTCTTCGTCCGCTGCAAGGGTGGGGTCAGCCATAATCCGGCAGAAGAGGCGAATGGGGCGGATATGGGCGCCGCGGTCTCTGCGCTCGCGGAATTCCTCAGGCGTTACGTGCCCTGA
- a CDS encoding 3-oxoacid CoA-transferase subunit A encodes MDKRLSSLTEAVADIQDGATVMIGGFGGSGAPIELIHALIDRFLETGSPKGLTVINNNAGNGHVGIAAMIEQGMVKKMICSFPRSADPTVFTERYLAGEIELELVPQGTLAERIRAGGAGIPGFFTPTSVGTDLAEGKPVQQFDGRDYVMERWLKADHALIKAEQGDALGNLTYRMAARNFSPLMATAAEKVVVQVTKAVEPGEIDPEVIVTPGIFVDAIVEVANPAQEEELNRAGAHHP; translated from the coding sequence ATGGACAAGAGACTTTCCTCGCTGACCGAGGCCGTGGCCGATATTCAAGACGGCGCCACGGTGATGATCGGCGGCTTTGGCGGCTCGGGGGCCCCGATCGAACTGATCCACGCCCTGATCGACCGCTTTCTCGAAACCGGATCGCCCAAGGGGCTGACCGTGATCAACAACAACGCGGGCAACGGCCATGTCGGCATCGCCGCTATGATCGAGCAGGGCATGGTCAAGAAGATGATCTGCTCCTTCCCGCGCTCGGCCGATCCGACGGTGTTCACCGAACGCTATCTGGCGGGTGAGATCGAGCTGGAACTGGTGCCGCAGGGCACGCTGGCCGAGCGTATCCGCGCAGGCGGCGCGGGCATCCCGGGCTTCTTCACGCCGACCTCCGTTGGCACCGATCTGGCCGAGGGCAAGCCGGTGCAGCAATTCGACGGCCGCGACTACGTGATGGAGCGCTGGCTCAAGGCCGATCACGCGCTGATCAAGGCGGAGCAGGGCGACGCGCTTGGCAATCTCACCTACCGGATGGCCGCGCGCAACTTCTCGCCCCTGATGGCGACGGCGGCAGAAAAGGTCGTCGTTCAGGTGACCAAGGCAGTTGAGCCGGGCGAGATCGACCCGGAAGTCATCGTCACCCCGGGCATCTTCGTGGATGCGATCGTCGAGGTCGCCAATCCCGCCCAGGAAGAAGAGTTGAACCGCGCCGGAGCCCATCACCCATGA